Part of the Engystomops pustulosus chromosome 4, aEngPut4.maternal, whole genome shotgun sequence genome is shown below.
gactacactccccatacacagcgagctgctatgtcctgtgcgtcctgacacctttctatcatagccagcagtggtcaggggtcagcatgggggctctgacccctctgtgactacacccacatacacagcgagctgccatgtcctgtgtgtcctgacacctttctatcatagccagcagtggtcaggggtcagcatgggcgctctgacccctctgtgactacaccccccatacacagcgagctgccatgtcctgtgtgtcctgacacctttctatcatagccagcagtggtcaggggtcatcatgggcgctctgacctctctgtgactacaccccccatacacagcgagctgccatgtcctgtgtgtcctgacgccTTTCTATtatagctagcagtggtcaggggtcagcatgggcactctgaccgctctgtgactacaccccccatacacagcgagctgccatgtcctgtgtgtcctgacacctttctatcatagccagcagtggtcaggggtcagcatgggtgctctgacccctctgtgactacaccccccatacacagcaagctgccatgtcctgtgtgtcctgacacctttctatcatagccagcagtggtcaggggtcagcatgggctctctgacccctctgtgactacacccccatacacagcgagctgccatgtcctgtgtgtcctgacacctttctatcatagcagcagtggtcaggggtcagcatgggcgctctgacccctctgtgactacacccccatacacagcgagctgccatgtcctgtgtgtcctgacacctttctatcatagccagcagtggtcaggggtcagcatgggcgctctgacccctctgtgactacacccccatacacagagagctgccatgtcctatgtgtcctgacacctttctatcatagccagcagtggtcaggggtcagcatgggcgctctgacccctctgtgactacaccccccatacacagcgagctgccatgtcctgtgtgtcctgacacctttctatcatagccagcagtggtcaggggtcagcctgggcgctctgacccctctgtgactacaccccccatacacagcgagctgccatgtcctttgtgtcctgacacctttctatcatagccagcagtggtcaggggtcagcatgggtgctctgacccctctgtgactacaccccgcatacacagcgagctgccatgtcctgtgtgtcctgacacctttctatcatagccagcagtggtcaggggtcatcatgggcgctctgacctctctgtgactacaccccccatacacagcgagctgccatgtcctgtgtgtcctgacgccTTTCTATtatagctagcagtggtcaggggtcagcatgggcactctgaccgctctgtgactacaccccccatacacagcgagctgccatgtcctgtgtgtcctgacacctttctatcatagccagcagtggtcaggggtcagcatgggtgctctgacccctctgtgactacaccccccatacacagcaagctgccatgtcctgtgtgtcctgacacctttctatcatagccagcagtggtcaggggtcagcatgggctctctgacccctctgtgactacacccccatacacagcgagctgccatgtcctgtgtgtcctgacacctttctatcatagcagcagtggtcaggggtcagcatgggcgctctgacccctctgtgactacacccccatacacagcgagctgccatgtcctgtgtgtcctgacacctttctatcatagccagcagtggtcaggggtcagcatgggcgctctgacccctctgtgactacacccccatacacagagagctgccatgtcctatgtgtcctgacacctttctatcatagccagcagtggtcaggggtcagcatgggcgctctgacccctctgtggctacaccccccatacacagcgagctgccatgtcctgtgtgtcctgacacctttctatcatagcaagcagtggtcaggggtcagcataggtgctctgacccctctgtgactacaccccccatacacagcgagctgccatgtcctgtgtgtcctgacacctttctatcatagccagcagtggtcaggggtcagcctgggcgctctgacccctctgtgactacaccccccatacacagcgagctgccatgtcctttgtgtcctgacacctttctatcatagccagcagtggtcaggggtcagcatgggtgctctgacccctctgtgactacaccccgcatacacagcgagctgccatgtcctgtgtgtcctgacacctttctattatagctagcagtggtcaggggtcagcatgggcactctgaccgctctgtgactacaccccccatacacagcgagctgccatgtcctgtgtgtcctgacacctttctatcatagccagcagtggtcaggggtcagcatgggtgctctgacccctctgtgactacaccccccatacacagcaagctgccatgtcctgtgtgtcctgacacctttctatcatagccagcagtggtcaggggtcagcatgggctctctgacccctctgtgactacacccccatacacagcgagctgccatgtcctgtgtgtcctgacacctttctatcatagccagcagtggtcaggggtcagcatgggcactctgacccctctgtgactacacccccatacacagcgagctgccatgtcctgtgtgtcctgacacctttctatcatagccagcagaggtcaggggtcagcatcggtgctctgacccctctgtgactacaccccccatacacagcgagctgccatgtcctgggtCATGTCATGTCTGCCTTATTCACAGTGATTTAATTACACTTGTCTGATTTCCAGTAGATTACTTGACTTGTCACTAGTCACCTCCATTGTCACCAGTCATCATATTGTTTTAAATATTATAGCTCATTcatgtattttttgtatttttttaaggaTATAATGGGAGCAAGAATTTTGACCCGGTCCAAACCCAGCCTCAATGGCAGAACACTTTCCCACTCTCCCACCCAAATGAGAATTACACCACAGCGATAATTGCCCCAGGACTTAAGTGTCTCGTAGAGGTAAGAGCTGGAGAATAATTTTATGGGGTGCATATGGCCATCAAAAATGAAAGCGGTTTTCAAGTTGCTTGGGCAGGGGACAAAGGAAGGAATTAAAAATGACTTAACTGGCTCCTTATATCCGTTTCCATCTCATGTTTCCGCCTCATTCtcatttatagacactcccatCGGGGTCCAAAGTGTCGGTTTTCACAAGACtgtagccaatcagtggcctccagAGGTCACAGAAGCAGAAATAGTGACACCGTCCTGGCATCTGTCATCTTTGAGGTCAATGATTGGCCGCAGCAGTCACATAACTGGGAGTTAAAGAGGATCCAGTGGCCAATAGACTGGAAATTCCCTTAAAGTGGCCCAAACGGTGTCTTTTTGTGATATGAGGGATTTTTGTTATAAGTAATAAATAATGGTTAGTGACTTGATACAGATTAGTCATTGGGGTCCTACAGCTTCAATTGCCCTGAGTATCAGATACCaaacagattaaaggggttacccGGGAGGTGGTTTTTTCGTAATGGCTGGGGGCGGGGCtatgaaaataataaagaacATACGTATACTCACCTCTCCCCACGCTCCCGTTCATCTGCGCTGGCATCCATCATGGCCAGTGCCTTTTTGTACACAAAGCCAAGCGCAAATTTCACAATCGTATCTGTAACCTTCTAAAGAGACTGAAGGGCGACGTCTTATTCTTTCTTTCCTCCATGAGTTAAGATGATTTTATTCCTTTATCGATAGGTGGATGAGGTGACACTGCAGAAGAAAGGTGAGACCGTTTTGTTTTATTCTGTAAAATTTCAATTCTTTCCGTACTTTTTCTGTTACTAATCCTTGTCTGCTCTCTAGATCCTCATGGTGCGTACATAGTGgtgtttacaaatgcaatgcaatGCCCAGGGGCAGTTCTCGGGGCAATTGTAGCTGCATTTCCAGTTATGCGATTGGAAAAACTCTTATTGagaaaaactaataaaataaattttctCTAATTAACAAAACCCCAGGAAAGATAAACCCTAGATTGATCacttttgatattgtttgttaCATTTCTGATCCTTAGGTGAGATTTGTGTTCAGTTTTCTTCGACAGATCAGAGCAGACGCTCTTCACGATACGTCGGGAGTCGGAGTGCTGTGGACCTGCCTTTAATCTGAGGTTACAAGACCCGTACAGGAGGGATGTGGTGTCACTGTATAGAGAGTCCGACGGAGATTGTTGTGGAGGAGTCTCTTATGTAAGCCATATACTGACCCACATACTGACCCATAGTATTGACCCACATACTGACCCATAGTACTGACCCACATACTGACCCATAGTACTGACCCACATACTGACCCATAGTATTGACCCACATACTGACCCATAGTATTGACCCACATACTGACCCATAGTACTGACCCACATACTGACCCATAGTACTGACCCACATACTGACCCATAGTACTGACCCACATACTGACCCATAGTACTGACCCACATACTAACCCATATACTGACCCATATACTGACCCATATACTGACCCATAGTACTGACCCCCATACTGACCCATAGTACTGACCCACATACTGACCCACATACTGACCCATAGTATTGACCCACATACTGACCCATATACTGACCCATAGTATTGACCCACATACTGACCCGTAGTACTGACCCCCATACTGACCCATAGTACTGACCCACATACTGACCCATAGTACTGACCCACATACTGACCCATAGACACGTCTGTCCCATATGAGGTGGTATTGTGTTATGTATAGTTTCCCCCATGGTGGGAATGTGGGTAAAAACTGAACACTTACTGTTCTGTCTCACCAGATATCCTTCAGAATTTACACAAGTTCTGTAGAGCTTCAGatcttgtaatgtaaatgcttatgaCCCAAATGATTCTTGGTAAAGTGTTGTCATTGATAAATACTCTTCCTATCCCAGGTAGGGCACAGAAAAATGATGTAGACCATCCGTATCCATTGTATGGTCAGTCAAGTACTAGACCTCAGATGTAGAGGTCCTTTATTCCACCCACAATAAGAGTTGACCAGATCCAAGTGTTTACTTCAAATCTGTCATAAATGGTCTTCCTTATCAAAATGTCTTTTTGTTCTCCAGCTGAAGATCATCGCTCTTCCTGGGACAATCATAGGTTACATCAACATTTCAAATTCTTCTCATCAAATGAATGTCTCAATCCAGATGAAGTTTGGAGAGACCGCCTTCACTGCAGAGCTGCCCCTATACAGCTCCCAAGACACTATTGAGGTGAGGTATGACCCATGTTGAGGTCCAtccatgactcctgcttctcctggtGGGGCATGTAGTTCTTGGAAGAGAAGAcaacataaaggggcagatttacttacccagtccaatcgcgatccagcggcgcgttctctgcgctggattcgggtccggccgggatttattaaggtagttcctccgccgtccaccaggtggcgctgctgcgctgaaaagcatcagaacgcgctggagttcaccgagccgggctgagtgaaggtaagtgcaagctccgcgacagattttttttaaatgcggcggtttttccgaatccgtcgggttttcgttcggccaggccccccctatttccgtcacgtgcatgccggcgccgatgcgccacaatccgatcgcgtgcgccaaaatcccggggcaattcaggggaaatcggcgcaaatcggaaatattcgggtaaaacgtcgggaaaacgcgaatcgggcccttagtaaatgacccccaatatgttacaTCCACAGAGCGTTTGTTAATTCTCTTGTGTGACTGTAGTTGTATATGGTTAAACATGACATGTTCTAGGTCACGTGTAGCTTGTACTGTTCTGCAGATACTCAGTGTGAATGGGTCTTATCCCGTGGCCAAGATAATTAAGGAAGGAGAAAGAAAATCTTCCAAAGTCATCTTCCAGTTCCCCTTGGACATGGACGTTACATTGAAAGCTCTTATCTTGGCTGCATTTCTGTACATGGTGAGTTGTGAAGTGGAGTTAAGAAAGAAAACTGGTATTTACATGACCACCACCAGATACGGAGGCAAATGGTTTGGACACATATAATTATAAGAGGCGGATCCATTGTAAGAGAACTGAAGAGGGGTCCCTTTAAAAAATTAGTGTGTTGATCAAAAATTACATTATAGTTACACAGTGAAACTTGGGGTTCATGAAAATGCCAACCTGGCACTTGTTGTACAGGACGGTGAAACTTGGGGTACTGGACActcacacttggggggacaggacagtgacGTGATGATACTTGGTGGTATAGGATAATGCCACCCTGACACTCAGGGTACAGGAAAGctacaggctgacacttggggagaaggacaggggcacgctgacacttggggggacaggacagggacacgctgacacttgggggcaggacaggtacacgctgacacttggggggacaggacagggacatgctgacacttcgggggacaggacagggacaggctgacacttggggggacaggacagggacacgctgacacttggggagaaggacagggacacgctgacacttggggagaaggacagggacacgctgacacttgggggggacaggacagggacatgctgacacttggggggacaggacagggacacactgacacttgggggacaggacagggacacgctgacacttggggggacagggacacactgacacttggggggacaggacagggacacgctgacacttgggggacaggacagggacacgctgacacttgggggacaggacagggacaggctgacacttgggggggacagggacattctgacacttgggggggacaggacagggacacgctgacacttggggggacaggacagggacacgctgacacttggggagacaggacagggacacgctgacacttggggggacaggacagggacacactgacacttgggggacaggacagggacacgctgacacttggggggacaggacagggacacactgacacttggggggacaggacagggacacgctgacacttggggcacaggacagggacacgctgacacttggggggacaggacagggacacgctgacacttggggcacaggacagggacacgctgacacttggggggacaggacagggacacggtgacactcggggagaaggacagggacacgctgacactggggggggggacaggacagggacacgctgacactggggggggacaggacagggacacgctgacacgcgGGGggaaggacagggacacactgacactcaGGGTACAGGAAAGCTACAGGCTGACACTCAGGGagaaggacagggacacactgacacttggggaacaggacaggacac
Proteins encoded:
- the LOC140128353 gene encoding phospholipid scramblase 3-like, producing the protein MDPAGYNGSKNFDPVQTQPQWQNTFPLSHPNENYTTAIIAPGLKCLVEVDEVTLQKKVFFDRSEQTLFTIRRESECCGPAFNLRLQDPYRRDVVSLYRESDGDCCGGVSYLKIIALPGTIIGYINISNSSHQMNVSIQMKFGETAFTAELPLYSSQDTIEILSVNGSYPVAKIIKEGERKSSKVIFQFPLDMDVTLKALILAAFLYMRFQLNRESSSSSSSDNDWGMAAGGFFVDDGGGDWGGGGGDWGGDCGGGDWGGGGDCGGGGGGDCGGEGGGDCGGGGGGDCGGGGCD